One stretch of Cohnella algarum DNA includes these proteins:
- a CDS encoding ABC transporter ATP-binding protein, translated as MNAQNRPKLELSGISKSYARGKLSHPVLDRISLTVRAGEFVTLIGPSGSGKSTLFRLIGGVERPDEGEIRIDGELSTGRRGRISYMPQQASLFPWLSVSANISSALTTAGVPAKEAAALADRWLDRIGLGGVAKQYPHVLSGGMQQRVSFLRALLMPRGLMCLDEPFAALDALTRADMQAWLLKLWEEERRSVLFVTHSIEEALTLSDRIYVLSLAPARVLAELEIPFPRPRRTDVWTEPAFVELKRQVLELLGETGGGQGR; from the coding sequence ATGAACGCGCAAAACCGTCCCAAGCTGGAGCTCTCCGGCATCAGCAAAAGCTACGCGCGGGGCAAGCTGAGCCATCCCGTGCTGGACCGCATTTCGCTGACCGTACGCGCCGGCGAGTTCGTGACGCTCATCGGGCCGTCCGGCAGCGGCAAGTCCACGCTGTTCCGGCTGATCGGCGGCGTGGAGCGGCCCGACGAAGGGGAGATCCGGATCGACGGCGAGCTGTCGACCGGCCGGCGCGGGCGGATCAGCTACATGCCGCAGCAGGCGTCGCTTTTTCCGTGGCTGTCGGTATCGGCGAACATTTCCTCGGCGTTGACGACCGCCGGCGTGCCGGCGAAGGAAGCGGCCGCCCTGGCGGACCGGTGGCTCGACCGCATCGGACTCGGCGGCGTGGCGAAGCAGTATCCGCACGTGCTGTCCGGCGGGATGCAGCAGCGGGTGTCGTTTTTGCGCGCTTTGCTCATGCCTCGCGGCTTGATGTGCCTGGACGAGCCGTTCGCGGCGCTCGACGCGCTGACGAGGGCGGACATGCAGGCGTGGCTGCTCAAGCTGTGGGAGGAGGAACGCCGCTCGGTGCTGTTCGTGACCCACAGCATCGAGGAGGCGCTCACGCTGTCGGACCGCATTTACGTCCTGTCGCTGGCGCCGGCCCGCGTGCTTGCGGAGCTTGAAATCCCGTTTCCCCGTCCGCGGCGGACGGACGTCTGGACCGAGCCCGCTTTCGTCGAGCTCAAGCGCCAGGTGCTCGAGTTGCTCGGAGAGACGGGCGGCGGGCAAGGCCGTTAA
- a CDS encoding ABC transporter permease, producing the protein MGSKAYRRVLLPAGTLAGIVLVWQACCSLLRIDPWMLPSPLAIAERMGTDASRLAEQSVSTLLLALKGIGLGVGFGVLSAILFHLIPGVRTALSPIIIITQNIPIIALGPLLMLWFGFGLLPKLILLVLVCYFPVAWSMLAGLGQSEPHLREYLAMIGARRWEVLRRLELPASLPYFFSGLKITATYSISSAIVAEWLGGSEGIGHYLVLKKNGYDTAGVFSAIICIIVLSLAFYGLAALLERLSIRWRPAGTEAKGGRNA; encoded by the coding sequence ATGGGAAGTAAAGCGTACCGCCGCGTCCTTCTGCCGGCCGGGACGCTGGCCGGCATTGTGCTCGTATGGCAGGCGTGCTGCTCGCTGCTTCGCATCGATCCGTGGATGCTGCCGAGCCCGCTGGCCATCGCCGAGCGGATGGGGACGGACGCTTCGCGGCTTGCGGAGCAATCCGTTTCCACCCTGCTGCTGGCGCTCAAAGGAATCGGGCTCGGCGTCGGCTTCGGCGTGCTGTCGGCGATCCTCTTTCATCTGATTCCCGGCGTGCGGACGGCGCTGTCTCCGATCATCATCATTACGCAAAACATTCCGATCATCGCGCTCGGGCCGCTTCTCATGCTGTGGTTCGGCTTCGGGCTTTTGCCCAAGCTGATTTTGCTGGTGCTCGTCTGCTACTTCCCGGTCGCCTGGTCGATGCTGGCCGGCCTCGGTCAGTCGGAGCCGCATCTGCGCGAATATTTGGCCATGATCGGCGCGAGGCGCTGGGAGGTGCTCCGAAGGCTGGAGCTTCCGGCTTCGCTGCCGTACTTCTTTTCCGGATTGAAAATTACGGCGACATACAGCATTTCTTCGGCCATCGTGGCGGAATGGCTCGGAGGCAGCGAAGGCATCGGCCACTATCTTGTCTTGAAGAAAAACGGCTACGATACGGCCGGCGTTTTTTCGGCCATCATCTGCATCATCGTGCTGTCGCTCGCGTTTTACGGGCTTGCCGCGCTGCTCGAGCGGCTTTCGATCCGCTGGCGCCCGGCCGGAACCGAAGCGAAGGGAGGGAGGAACGCATGA
- a CDS encoding DUF6022 family protein — translation MLKFAHSHLRFDIPAQPEIAALEKTERREIVAEIARMQEAR, via the coding sequence GTGCTGAAATTTGCGCATTCGCACCTCCGGTTCGACATTCCGGCGCAGCCGGAAATCGCCGCCCTCGAAAAAACGGAACGGCGAGAGATCGTAGCCGAAATTGCGCGAATGCAGGAAGCTCGTTAA
- a CDS encoding thiamine-binding protein, which translates to MAQALLSIQILPRTKSGDDSVYPYVDKAIDIIKASGVPYRVGPLETTMEGDLDLLLDIVKQMNAAMFELGSPSVLSQIKLSVDRDSNASMARLLQNYPDGK; encoded by the coding sequence ATGGCGCAAGCGCTGCTCAGCATTCAAATTTTACCGAGAACAAAGTCCGGGGACGACAGCGTCTATCCGTACGTGGACAAAGCGATCGACATCATCAAGGCTTCCGGCGTCCCTTACCGCGTCGGTCCGCTGGAGACGACGATGGAAGGCGATCTGGACCTGCTGCTGGATATCGTCAAGCAAATGAACGCCGCCATGTTCGAGCTCGGCAGTCCGTCCGTCTTGTCCCAAATCAAGCTGTCCGTCGATCGGGATAGCAACGCCTCGATGGCGCGGCTGCTGCAAAATTATCCCGATGGGAAGTAA
- a CDS encoding ABC transporter substrate-binding protein, whose product MERQHQRKGWKSKGAAAFAALLVIAGCGAGGNGGSGNEGGAAASPSATAQPLKEIKVVLDWTPNTNHTGLYVAAAQGMWEKRGLDVEIVQPPESGADQMVASGAAEFGVGTQEGLTLAREQDIPLVSLAAVIQHNTSGFASPADKNITEPKDFEGYTYGGWGSPAEEAVIGSMMKEQGADVGKVNIVNMGMADFFTAVQKDIDFAWIFYAWTGIEAEQRGIPINMVYLSDFNEQLDYYTPVLETSEKMIAEQPDVVRAFVEGASEGYEYAIEHPAEAADILLEAVPDLNAELVKESQEWLAGKYQDDAPRWGEQKREVWSGYAEFLREHDLLKKELDIDAMFTNEFLPE is encoded by the coding sequence ATGGAACGGCAACATCAAAGAAAAGGCTGGAAATCGAAAGGGGCGGCCGCGTTCGCGGCGCTGCTTGTAATAGCGGGCTGCGGAGCCGGCGGGAACGGGGGAAGCGGCAACGAAGGCGGGGCCGCCGCTTCTCCTTCCGCGACGGCGCAGCCGCTCAAGGAAATCAAAGTCGTGCTCGACTGGACGCCGAACACGAACCATACGGGCCTGTACGTAGCGGCGGCGCAAGGCATGTGGGAGAAGCGCGGCCTGGACGTCGAAATCGTGCAGCCGCCGGAAAGCGGCGCGGATCAGATGGTCGCGAGCGGAGCGGCCGAATTCGGCGTCGGCACGCAGGAAGGGCTGACGCTCGCCCGCGAGCAGGACATTCCGCTCGTGTCGCTGGCGGCGGTCATTCAGCACAATACGTCGGGCTTCGCTTCGCCCGCGGACAAAAACATCACCGAGCCCAAAGATTTCGAAGGCTATACGTACGGAGGCTGGGGGTCGCCGGCCGAGGAAGCGGTCATCGGCTCGATGATGAAGGAGCAAGGGGCGGACGTCGGCAAAGTCAACATCGTCAACATGGGCATGGCCGATTTCTTTACCGCGGTGCAAAAGGACATCGATTTCGCCTGGATTTTTTACGCGTGGACCGGAATCGAAGCGGAGCAGCGCGGCATTCCGATCAATATGGTGTACTTGTCCGATTTCAACGAGCAGCTCGATTATTACACGCCGGTGCTCGAGACGAGCGAGAAGATGATCGCGGAGCAGCCGGACGTCGTGCGCGCGTTCGTGGAAGGGGCGTCCGAGGGGTACGAGTACGCGATCGAGCATCCTGCCGAAGCCGCGGACATTTTGCTCGAAGCGGTGCCGGATTTGAACGCCGAGCTGGTCAAGGAGAGCCAGGAATGGCTGGCCGGCAAATATCAGGACGACGCTCCCCGCTGGGGCGAGCAGAAGCGGGAAGTTTGGTCCGGCTATGCCGAATTTTTGCGGGAGCACGATCTGCTGAAAAAGGAACTCGACATCGACGCGATGTTTACGAACGAGTTTTTGCCCGAATAA